Proteins encoded together in one Kutzneria kofuensis window:
- a CDS encoding DNA internalization-related competence protein ComEC/Rec2 yields MTDTRMVPVALVVWAVATVGLAWGWQFSWLLGAIAVVTALVVAFRSLRWRPQAVLVIALGALATCWIATVIHASATHPLRLDADRGTVVKLRVEVSERPKPLRTQGFGSRQGGADRVLVPAGDVVVLAQATDWADLLPGQWLTVTGRAAPARGGDLTVAVVQARGSPTEVTPAPPWQQVASALRSGLRRASAVLPDEQAGLLPGLVVGDTANLSPRVSDEFRVAGMTHLLAVSGANLAIVAGAVLFAIRLLGLGPRIAGAGAGLAVIGFVILAGPEPSVLRAAVMGGLALLALVLGRERSLLPALAWSVVVLVPIDPSLGLNAGFALSVLATGALVLVAPRWAACLRGRGVPPGVAEAVAAPLAAHLVTAPVIAGLSGEVSVVAVIANLVAEPVVAPVTVVGVLATVATPISPWLGELLVRVASPEAWWLIHVARYTSSMPLATVRWPSGLLGAALLAAVMLAGWAVLRSRRLRVAAAVIVAGAVVVLMPARLTGSGWPPTGWAMVSCDVGQGDAHVVATSEPGRVVLIDTGPDLSSIVGCLHRLGVVSIPLVVLSHLHADHVGGLSSVLSDYPVGAVGVGPLHEPAWAWDQVRRLSAAAGVKVVDVVAGQRFALPGVTMTVIAPTAAPSHLGPNAEGTPVNDASLVLRADTAAGRILLTGDIELEGQANLLATNEDLSADVLKVPHHGSRYSLPRFLERVHPRVALVSVGAGNPFGHPSSLIIDALEREGATVLRTDEDGDVAVVASRDGPLIARRGSERVAR; encoded by the coding sequence ATGACTGACACGCGGATGGTGCCGGTCGCCCTGGTGGTGTGGGCGGTCGCGACGGTCGGCCTGGCCTGGGGCTGGCAGTTCAGCTGGCTGCTCGGTGCCATCGCCGTGGTCACGGCCCTCGTGGTGGCCTTCCGGTCCCTGCGCTGGCGTCCGCAGGCGGTGCTGGTGATCGCCCTCGGTGCGTTGGCAACCTGTTGGATCGCAACGGTGATCCACGCGTCGGCGACGCACCCGCTGCGGCTGGATGCGGACCGGGGCACCGTCGTCAAGCTGCGGGTCGAGGTGTCGGAACGGCCGAAACCCCTTCGTACGCAAGGATTCGGCAGCCGGCAGGGCGGCGCGGACCGGGTGCTCGTGCCGGCTGGCGACGTGGTCGTGCTGGCTCAGGCCACGGACTGGGCGGACCTGCTGCCGGGCCAGTGGCTCACCGTCACCGGCCGGGCGGCGCCGGCCCGGGGTGGCGATCTCACGGTTGCGGTCGTGCAGGCCAGGGGATCGCCGACCGAGGTGACTCCGGCCCCGCCGTGGCAGCAGGTCGCCTCGGCGTTGCGCAGCGGGCTGCGGCGAGCGTCGGCGGTGCTGCCGGACGAGCAGGCGGGGCTGCTGCCCGGACTGGTCGTGGGCGACACGGCGAACCTGTCGCCACGGGTGTCCGACGAGTTCAGGGTCGCCGGCATGACCCACCTGCTCGCGGTCAGCGGGGCCAACCTGGCGATCGTCGCGGGAGCGGTGCTGTTCGCGATCCGGTTGCTGGGGCTGGGCCCTCGGATCGCGGGCGCGGGTGCGGGCCTGGCGGTGATCGGGTTCGTCATCCTCGCCGGCCCGGAGCCGAGCGTGCTGCGGGCGGCGGTGATGGGCGGCCTGGCGCTGCTGGCTCTCGTGTTGGGCCGGGAGAGATCACTGCTGCCGGCGCTGGCGTGGTCGGTGGTGGTGCTGGTGCCGATCGATCCGTCGCTCGGCCTCAACGCCGGCTTCGCGCTCTCCGTGCTGGCCACCGGAGCCCTGGTGCTGGTCGCGCCTCGGTGGGCGGCCTGCCTGCGGGGCAGGGGAGTGCCGCCGGGTGTCGCCGAGGCAGTGGCGGCGCCGCTGGCCGCCCACCTGGTCACCGCACCGGTGATCGCCGGTCTGTCCGGTGAGGTCAGCGTGGTCGCGGTGATCGCCAACCTCGTCGCCGAGCCGGTGGTCGCGCCCGTGACCGTCGTCGGCGTGCTGGCAACCGTGGCGACGCCGATCAGCCCGTGGCTGGGGGAGTTGCTGGTTCGAGTGGCGAGTCCGGAGGCGTGGTGGCTCATCCACGTCGCCCGCTACACGTCCTCGATGCCGTTGGCGACGGTGCGGTGGCCGAGCGGGCTGCTCGGTGCGGCGCTGTTGGCAGCGGTGATGCTCGCCGGCTGGGCGGTGTTGCGGTCGCGGCGGCTGAGAGTCGCGGCGGCGGTGATCGTGGCCGGTGCCGTGGTGGTGTTGATGCCGGCCCGGCTCACCGGATCCGGCTGGCCGCCGACAGGGTGGGCGATGGTGAGCTGCGACGTGGGGCAGGGCGACGCGCACGTGGTGGCGACGTCCGAGCCGGGCCGGGTGGTGCTGATCGACACCGGTCCCGACCTCAGTTCGATCGTGGGCTGCCTGCACAGGCTCGGAGTGGTCAGCATTCCACTGGTGGTGCTCAGCCACTTGCACGCGGATCACGTCGGCGGCTTGTCGTCGGTGCTCAGCGATTATCCCGTCGGGGCGGTCGGTGTCGGGCCGCTGCACGAGCCGGCGTGGGCGTGGGACCAGGTTCGGCGGCTGAGCGCCGCCGCGGGCGTGAAGGTGGTGGACGTCGTTGCGGGACAACGATTCGCGTTACCGGGAGTGACCATGACCGTGATCGCGCCGACGGCCGCGCCGAGCCATCTCGGCCCGAACGCCGAAGGCACGCCGGTGAACGACGCGTCGCTCGTGCTGCGCGCCGACACCGCCGCCGGCCGGATCCTGCTGACCGGCGACATCGAACTGGAGGGACAGGCAAACCTGTTGGCCACCAACGAGGACCTGAGCGCCGACGTGCTCAAGGTGCCCCACCACGGCAGTCGCTACTCGCTCCCGCGGTTCCTGGAACGGGTGCATCCGCGGGTGGCACTGGTCAGCGTCGGCGCCGGCAATCCGTTCGGGCACCCCAGTTCGCTGATCATCGACGCACTGGAACGGGAAGGGGCAACGGTGTTACGCACGGATGAGGACGGCGACGTGGCAGTGGTCGCGAGCCGGGACGGCCCGCTGATCGCCCGGCGTGGATCCGAACGGGTCGCCCGCTAG
- a CDS encoding ComEA family DNA-binding protein yields the protein MLDRLRPSATNHAAQVRNRLADVLGGAVSEPQDPPETRAGPSVERWLPGGARVRRPRTAVLALAGVAVLAALAAALGMWLSRPVLEQPPLPAPATPTAAHSAGAGRPGPLVVSVVGKVARPGLVTVPDGSRVADALRAAGGPLPDADLTQLNLARKLADGEQVAVGVPQPAPAQGQPPGKVNLNTATQTDLETLPGVGPTMAQRILQWRTKNGRFQSVDQLREVDGIGATRFDHLKDLVQT from the coding sequence GTGCTCGATCGACTGCGCCCAAGCGCCACCAACCACGCGGCCCAGGTACGCAATCGCCTGGCCGACGTGCTCGGCGGCGCCGTGTCGGAACCGCAGGACCCACCCGAGACCCGGGCGGGCCCGTCGGTCGAGCGCTGGCTGCCCGGAGGCGCCCGGGTCCGCCGACCCCGAACGGCGGTACTCGCCCTAGCCGGCGTGGCGGTCCTCGCCGCGTTGGCCGCTGCCCTGGGCATGTGGCTGAGCCGGCCCGTGCTGGAACAGCCACCCCTGCCCGCCCCCGCCACCCCAACCGCCGCGCACAGCGCGGGGGCGGGCAGGCCCGGGCCGCTCGTCGTCAGCGTCGTCGGCAAGGTCGCCCGGCCAGGCCTGGTCACCGTGCCTGACGGTTCCCGTGTCGCGGATGCGCTGCGCGCCGCCGGCGGCCCACTGCCCGACGCCGACCTGACGCAACTCAACCTGGCCCGGAAGCTCGCCGACGGCGAGCAGGTCGCCGTCGGCGTGCCGCAACCGGCGCCGGCGCAGGGACAGCCGCCGGGCAAAGTCAATCTCAACACCGCCACCCAGACCGACCTGGAAACGCTGCCCGGCGTCGGACCCACCATGGCGCAACGGATTCTGCAGTGGCGAACCAAGAACGGCCGCTTCCAGTCGGTCGACCAGCTCCGCGAGGTCGACGGCATCGGCGCCACCAGATTCGACCACCTGAAGGACTTGGTGCAGACATGA
- the octT gene encoding diglucosylglycerate octanoyltransferase, which produces MKLLVLGDSLCFHGPVGPLAADDPRLWPSVAAASLGGSSELIAGFGWTARDAWWAVTGDPRFWAALAKADVLVLAVGGMDTLPSPLPTYLREGLRFLRPDSLRRRVRTAYLAAQPHLSRLLGGRPVALPPHLTERYLDDCVRAVWALRPGLAVVGIVPPVHHAAVYGYVHTGRAAGEAAVRRWARRHEVPLLDLPSLTGDHVRGGHGNPDGIHWGFDAHRAVGQALADTVRHLDPANP; this is translated from the coding sequence GTGAAGCTGCTCGTCCTCGGCGACTCGCTGTGCTTTCACGGGCCGGTCGGGCCGCTGGCCGCCGACGATCCGCGGCTGTGGCCTTCGGTGGCTGCTGCTTCGCTCGGCGGCTCGTCGGAGTTGATCGCCGGCTTCGGGTGGACCGCGCGGGACGCGTGGTGGGCGGTGACGGGGGATCCTCGGTTCTGGGCGGCGCTGGCCAAGGCCGACGTGCTGGTGCTGGCTGTCGGCGGGATGGACACGTTGCCGTCGCCGCTGCCGACGTACCTGCGGGAGGGGCTGCGGTTCCTGCGCCCGGATTCGTTGCGGCGGCGTGTTCGGACGGCGTATCTGGCCGCTCAGCCCCACCTGTCGCGGTTGCTCGGCGGACGGCCGGTGGCGCTGCCTCCGCACCTGACCGAGCGATACCTGGACGACTGCGTTCGGGCCGTGTGGGCGTTGCGGCCGGGGCTGGCGGTGGTCGGCATCGTGCCGCCGGTGCACCACGCGGCGGTCTACGGCTACGTGCACACCGGCCGTGCCGCGGGAGAGGCCGCGGTGCGGCGATGGGCCCGGCGGCACGAGGTTCCGCTGCTGGACCTGCCGTCGCTGACCGGTGATCACGTGCGGGGCGGGCACGGGAACCCGGACGGCATCCACTGGGGATTCGACGCGCATCGGGCAGTGGGGCAGGCCTTGGCGGACACGGTCCGCCACCTGGACCCCGCCAACCCGTAG
- a CDS encoding DegV family protein, whose product MSVAVVTDSTAYLPEGFADRRSVRVIPLHVLVDGVGRLDGVDFGPAELAGALGDRRTVTTSRANPAELAAEYRKALEDGAEAVVAVHLSGELSGTWNAAWMAAEEVGPDRVRIVDSRSTAMGLGFAVLAAADAAAAGASPAEVERAATRVAARARTFFSVETLEHLRRGGRIGATAALLGTALSVKPLLHVEDGRIVPLEKVRTTSRAIARLVDLAANAAGRGPVELAVHHLAAPERAAELAAKLESRLPNCPGCLISEVGPVIGAHTGPGVLGVVVVPGGLNPPA is encoded by the coding sequence GTGTCCGTCGCAGTCGTCACCGACTCCACCGCGTACCTGCCGGAAGGCTTCGCCGATCGGCGCTCGGTGCGGGTGATCCCCCTGCACGTCCTCGTCGACGGGGTCGGGCGGCTCGACGGCGTGGACTTCGGGCCGGCCGAGTTGGCCGGGGCGCTCGGCGACCGGCGCACCGTCACCACCTCCCGCGCCAACCCCGCCGAGCTGGCCGCCGAGTACCGCAAGGCGCTGGAGGACGGGGCCGAGGCGGTGGTCGCCGTGCACCTGTCCGGGGAGCTCTCCGGCACGTGGAACGCGGCGTGGATGGCCGCCGAGGAGGTCGGGCCGGACCGGGTCCGGATCGTCGACTCCCGCTCCACCGCCATGGGCCTCGGCTTCGCCGTCCTGGCCGCCGCCGATGCCGCCGCGGCCGGCGCTTCACCTGCCGAGGTCGAACGCGCCGCTACCCGGGTCGCCGCTCGGGCCCGGACGTTCTTCTCCGTCGAGACCCTGGAACACCTGCGCCGGGGCGGCCGGATCGGCGCCACCGCCGCGCTGCTCGGCACCGCCTTGTCGGTGAAGCCCCTGCTGCACGTCGAGGACGGTCGGATCGTGCCGCTGGAGAAGGTCCGCACCACCAGCCGCGCCATCGCCCGCCTGGTCGACCTCGCCGCCAACGCCGCCGGTCGCGGTCCGGTGGAGTTGGCGGTGCACCACCTGGCCGCCCCCGAGCGGGCCGCCGAGCTGGCCGCCAAGCTCGAGTCCCGGCTGCCGAACTGTCCCGGCTGCCTGATCTCCGAGGTGGGGCCGGTGATCGGCGCCCACACCGGTCCGGGGGTGCTCGGCGTGGTGGTCGTCCCGGGCGGGTTGAACCCGCCGGCCTGA